From a region of the Cardiocondyla obscurior isolate alpha-2009 linkage group LG28, Cobs3.1, whole genome shotgun sequence genome:
- the LOC139112451 gene encoding uncharacterized protein isoform X3 produces the protein MFKNRVLLHFWLLRVTWISFSSFVVLLGRYRAATSAIPTRSSNPRSQNSLRNSSYQAQQARITYNSARNTVLLHRMWKGPQRSTAAPAYNGTATTSTHYQNMNVVLNDANCPYYQLYEPPPSYETVIAQTRGKLSNPASPESSVSRINLQTPNVIPNPSVPQCFFYSCNSPTRLVDGNSSQCQSDNANAHQLNGHESVPFAHFSQYCPKNGAVGQNMCTPLEYPEQSVVSGGSNFSCSYQNSTHRLPEYPADRSVDVSDTENVAYGYEIPSTEERTMLNIDATTESYGERSPWQRNDQSVLRVHGKITMQDENRAFQNKCATTTTTNTHLLSLKSEENGSENEMKRTFNMAQRNFPRGRTDYGGSLRLPRRHPGDVIYQGSSFQNVILRDSLNTCPRNTFNSTQTASSEIANTLERDANSSQSNPSNNVILESFNFENVQSPPSENVDETRGLSAMDRRVHFDLESKHKLDRSKSLD, from the exons ATGTTCAAGAACAGAGTATTGTTGCACTTTTGGTTGTTGCGTGTCACCTGGATTTCATTTTCATCATTTGTGGTACTACTG GGAAGATATAGAGCAGCAACCTCGGCTATTCCAACTCGATCTTCCAATCCTAGATCACAAAATTCACTTCGTAATTCATCTTATCAAGCACAACAAGCACGTATTACATACAACTCGGCGAGAAATACCGTCTTACTGCATCGCATGTGGAAAG gtCCTCAAAGAAGTACAGCAGCGCCAGCGTATAATGGTACCGCGACCACATCGACTCACTATCAGAATATGAACGTCGTTTTAAACGATGCCAATTGTCCTTACTATCAATTATATGAACCTCCACCTAGTTATGAGACAGTGATAGCCCAAACGCGCGGCAAACTTTCAAATCCAGCATCACCGGAGTCTTCTGTCTCACGAATTAATCTACAGACACCGAATGTGATACCTAATCCAAGTGTACCGCAGTGCTTTTTTTACAGCTGCAATTCTCCGACGAGATTGGTGGATGGCAATTCAAGTCAATGTCAAAGTGATAACGCGAATGCTCATCAGCTCAATGGTCACGAGAGTGTTCCATTTGCGCATTTCTCCCAATATTGCCCCAAGAATGGTGCGGTTGGCCAAAACATGTGCACTCCTCTAGAGTATCCGGAACAATCAGTCGTATCCGGGGGAAGTAATTTTTCTTGCAGTTACCAAAATAGTACGCATCGATTGCCGGAATATCCTGCGGACAGATCGGTCGATGTGTCGGATACGGAAAATGTGGCTTATGGCTACGAGATTCCAAGCACAGAAGAACGCACAATGCTTAATATTGACGCTACAACTGAAAGCTATGGAGAACGTAGTCCGTGGCAGAGAAATGATCAGTCTGTATTACGAGTCCACGGTAAGATAACGATGCAAGATGAAAATCGCGCATTCCAGAATAAATGTGCGACAACTACAACTACAAATACACATCTACTTTCGCTTAAGTCGGAAGAAAACGGAAGCGAGAACGAGATGAAACGTACATTTAACATGGCACAGAGAAACTTTCCGAGGGGACGTACAGATTACGGTGGGTCTTTGCGATTACCACGTAGACATCCTGGAGATGTCATTTATCAAGGCAGTAGCTTCCAAAACGTTATTCTCAGAGATTCATTAAACACTTGCCCACGGAACACTTTTAATTCGACTCAGACAGCATCATCTGAAATCGCGAATACTCTGGAACGTGATGCAAATTCTTCGCAATCAAATCCATCCAATAATGTGATATTAGAAtcctttaattttgaaaatgtgCAATCGCCTCCGAGTGAAAATGTCGACGAGACCCGCGGTCTTTCTGCGATGGATCGGAGGGTGCACTTTGATCTTGAAAGTAAACATAAATTAGATAGATCAAAGTCGCTAGACTGA
- the LOC139112451 gene encoding uncharacterized protein isoform X4 — MFLVCSGGGWWYRYWLQGRYRAATSAIPTRSSNPRSQNSLRNSSYQAQQARITYNSARNTVLLHRMWKGPQRSTAAPAYNGTATTSTHYQNMNVVLNDANCPYYQLYEPPPSYETVIAQTRGKLSNPASPESSVSRINLQTPNVIPNPSVPQCFFYSCNSPTRLVDGNSSQCQSDNANAHQLNGHESVPFAHFSQYCPKNGAVGQNMCTPLEYPEQSVVSGGSNFSCSYQNSTHRLPEYPADRSVDVSDTENVAYGYEIPSTEERTMLNIDATTESYGERSPWQRNDQSVLRVHGKITMQDENRAFQNKCATTTTTNTHLLSLKSEENGSENEMKRTFNMAQRNFPRGRTDYGGSLRLPRRHPGDVIYQGSSFQNVILRDSLNTCPRNTFNSTQTASSEIANTLERDANSSQSNPSNNVILESFNFENVQSPPSENVDETRGLSAMDRRVHFDLESKHKLDRSKSLD, encoded by the exons ATGTTCTTGGTCTGTTCTGGTGGTGGTTGGTGGTACCGATATTGGTTGCAGGGAAGATATAGAGCAGCAACCTCGGCTATTCCAACTCGATCTTCCAATCCTAGATCACAAAATTCACTTCGTAATTCATCTTATCAAGCACAACAAGCACGTATTACATACAACTCGGCGAGAAATACCGTCTTACTGCATCGCATGTGGAAAG gtCCTCAAAGAAGTACAGCAGCGCCAGCGTATAATGGTACCGCGACCACATCGACTCACTATCAGAATATGAACGTCGTTTTAAACGATGCCAATTGTCCTTACTATCAATTATATGAACCTCCACCTAGTTATGAGACAGTGATAGCCCAAACGCGCGGCAAACTTTCAAATCCAGCATCACCGGAGTCTTCTGTCTCACGAATTAATCTACAGACACCGAATGTGATACCTAATCCAAGTGTACCGCAGTGCTTTTTTTACAGCTGCAATTCTCCGACGAGATTGGTGGATGGCAATTCAAGTCAATGTCAAAGTGATAACGCGAATGCTCATCAGCTCAATGGTCACGAGAGTGTTCCATTTGCGCATTTCTCCCAATATTGCCCCAAGAATGGTGCGGTTGGCCAAAACATGTGCACTCCTCTAGAGTATCCGGAACAATCAGTCGTATCCGGGGGAAGTAATTTTTCTTGCAGTTACCAAAATAGTACGCATCGATTGCCGGAATATCCTGCGGACAGATCGGTCGATGTGTCGGATACGGAAAATGTGGCTTATGGCTACGAGATTCCAAGCACAGAAGAACGCACAATGCTTAATATTGACGCTACAACTGAAAGCTATGGAGAACGTAGTCCGTGGCAGAGAAATGATCAGTCTGTATTACGAGTCCACGGTAAGATAACGATGCAAGATGAAAATCGCGCATTCCAGAATAAATGTGCGACAACTACAACTACAAATACACATCTACTTTCGCTTAAGTCGGAAGAAAACGGAAGCGAGAACGAGATGAAACGTACATTTAACATGGCACAGAGAAACTTTCCGAGGGGACGTACAGATTACGGTGGGTCTTTGCGATTACCACGTAGACATCCTGGAGATGTCATTTATCAAGGCAGTAGCTTCCAAAACGTTATTCTCAGAGATTCATTAAACACTTGCCCACGGAACACTTTTAATTCGACTCAGACAGCATCATCTGAAATCGCGAATACTCTGGAACGTGATGCAAATTCTTCGCAATCAAATCCATCCAATAATGTGATATTAGAAtcctttaattttgaaaatgtgCAATCGCCTCCGAGTGAAAATGTCGACGAGACCCGCGGTCTTTCTGCGATGGATCGGAGGGTGCACTTTGATCTTGAAAGTAAACATAAATTAGATAGATCAAAGTCGCTAGACTGA
- the LOC139112451 gene encoding uncharacterized protein isoform X2 — MARNNKKKLAIFVGTSKCLIYMFKNRVLLHFWLLRVTWISFSSFVVLLGRYRAATSAIPTRSSNPRSQNSLRNSSYQAQQARITYNSARNTVLLHRMWKGPQRSTAAPAYNGTATTSTHYQNMNVVLNDANCPYYQLYEPPPSYETVIAQTRGKLSNPASPESSVSRINLQTPNVIPNPSVPQCFFYSCNSPTRLVDGNSSQCQSDNANAHQLNGHESVPFAHFSQYCPKNGAVGQNMCTPLEYPEQSVVSGGSNFSCSYQNSTHRLPEYPADRSVDVSDTENVAYGYEIPSTEERTMLNIDATTESYGERSPWQRNDQSVLRVHGKITMQDENRAFQNKCATTTTTNTHLLSLKSEENGSENEMKRTFNMAQRNFPRGRTDYGGSLRLPRRHPGDVIYQGSSFQNVILRDSLNTCPRNTFNSTQTASSEIANTLERDANSSQSNPSNNVILESFNFENVQSPPSENVDETRGLSAMDRRVHFDLESKHKLDRSKSLD, encoded by the exons ATGGCTCGTAACAACAAGAAGAAGCTCGCCATATTCGTGGGCACATCCAAGTGTCTCATTTAC ATGTTCAAGAACAGAGTATTGTTGCACTTTTGGTTGTTGCGTGTCACCTGGATTTCATTTTCATCATTTGTGGTACTACTG GGAAGATATAGAGCAGCAACCTCGGCTATTCCAACTCGATCTTCCAATCCTAGATCACAAAATTCACTTCGTAATTCATCTTATCAAGCACAACAAGCACGTATTACATACAACTCGGCGAGAAATACCGTCTTACTGCATCGCATGTGGAAAG gtCCTCAAAGAAGTACAGCAGCGCCAGCGTATAATGGTACCGCGACCACATCGACTCACTATCAGAATATGAACGTCGTTTTAAACGATGCCAATTGTCCTTACTATCAATTATATGAACCTCCACCTAGTTATGAGACAGTGATAGCCCAAACGCGCGGCAAACTTTCAAATCCAGCATCACCGGAGTCTTCTGTCTCACGAATTAATCTACAGACACCGAATGTGATACCTAATCCAAGTGTACCGCAGTGCTTTTTTTACAGCTGCAATTCTCCGACGAGATTGGTGGATGGCAATTCAAGTCAATGTCAAAGTGATAACGCGAATGCTCATCAGCTCAATGGTCACGAGAGTGTTCCATTTGCGCATTTCTCCCAATATTGCCCCAAGAATGGTGCGGTTGGCCAAAACATGTGCACTCCTCTAGAGTATCCGGAACAATCAGTCGTATCCGGGGGAAGTAATTTTTCTTGCAGTTACCAAAATAGTACGCATCGATTGCCGGAATATCCTGCGGACAGATCGGTCGATGTGTCGGATACGGAAAATGTGGCTTATGGCTACGAGATTCCAAGCACAGAAGAACGCACAATGCTTAATATTGACGCTACAACTGAAAGCTATGGAGAACGTAGTCCGTGGCAGAGAAATGATCAGTCTGTATTACGAGTCCACGGTAAGATAACGATGCAAGATGAAAATCGCGCATTCCAGAATAAATGTGCGACAACTACAACTACAAATACACATCTACTTTCGCTTAAGTCGGAAGAAAACGGAAGCGAGAACGAGATGAAACGTACATTTAACATGGCACAGAGAAACTTTCCGAGGGGACGTACAGATTACGGTGGGTCTTTGCGATTACCACGTAGACATCCTGGAGATGTCATTTATCAAGGCAGTAGCTTCCAAAACGTTATTCTCAGAGATTCATTAAACACTTGCCCACGGAACACTTTTAATTCGACTCAGACAGCATCATCTGAAATCGCGAATACTCTGGAACGTGATGCAAATTCTTCGCAATCAAATCCATCCAATAATGTGATATTAGAAtcctttaattttgaaaatgtgCAATCGCCTCCGAGTGAAAATGTCGACGAGACCCGCGGTCTTTCTGCGATGGATCGGAGGGTGCACTTTGATCTTGAAAGTAAACATAAATTAGATAGATCAAAGTCGCTAGACTGA
- the LOC139112451 gene encoding uncharacterized protein isoform X1 yields MARNNKKKLAIFVGTSKCLIYAEAKYCASDMPGEIKYYECSRTEYCCTFGCCVSPGFHFHHLWYYWILVIIMFLVCSGGGWWYRYWLQGRYRAATSAIPTRSSNPRSQNSLRNSSYQAQQARITYNSARNTVLLHRMWKGPQRSTAAPAYNGTATTSTHYQNMNVVLNDANCPYYQLYEPPPSYETVIAQTRGKLSNPASPESSVSRINLQTPNVIPNPSVPQCFFYSCNSPTRLVDGNSSQCQSDNANAHQLNGHESVPFAHFSQYCPKNGAVGQNMCTPLEYPEQSVVSGGSNFSCSYQNSTHRLPEYPADRSVDVSDTENVAYGYEIPSTEERTMLNIDATTESYGERSPWQRNDQSVLRVHGKITMQDENRAFQNKCATTTTTNTHLLSLKSEENGSENEMKRTFNMAQRNFPRGRTDYGGSLRLPRRHPGDVIYQGSSFQNVILRDSLNTCPRNTFNSTQTASSEIANTLERDANSSQSNPSNNVILESFNFENVQSPPSENVDETRGLSAMDRRVHFDLESKHKLDRSKSLD; encoded by the exons ATGGCTCGTAACAACAAGAAGAAGCTCGCCATATTCGTGGGCACATCCAAGTGTCTCATTTAC gcaGAAGCAAAATACTGTGCCTCTGATATGCctggagaaataaaatactacGA ATGTTCAAGAACAGAGTATTGTTGCACTTTTGGTTGTTGCGTGTCACCTGGATTTCATTTTCATCATTTGTGGTACTACTG GATCCTGGTTATAATCATGTTCTTGGTCTGTTCTGGTGGTGGTTGGTGGTACCGATATTGGTTGCAGGGAAGATATAGAGCAGCAACCTCGGCTATTCCAACTCGATCTTCCAATCCTAGATCACAAAATTCACTTCGTAATTCATCTTATCAAGCACAACAAGCACGTATTACATACAACTCGGCGAGAAATACCGTCTTACTGCATCGCATGTGGAAAG gtCCTCAAAGAAGTACAGCAGCGCCAGCGTATAATGGTACCGCGACCACATCGACTCACTATCAGAATATGAACGTCGTTTTAAACGATGCCAATTGTCCTTACTATCAATTATATGAACCTCCACCTAGTTATGAGACAGTGATAGCCCAAACGCGCGGCAAACTTTCAAATCCAGCATCACCGGAGTCTTCTGTCTCACGAATTAATCTACAGACACCGAATGTGATACCTAATCCAAGTGTACCGCAGTGCTTTTTTTACAGCTGCAATTCTCCGACGAGATTGGTGGATGGCAATTCAAGTCAATGTCAAAGTGATAACGCGAATGCTCATCAGCTCAATGGTCACGAGAGTGTTCCATTTGCGCATTTCTCCCAATATTGCCCCAAGAATGGTGCGGTTGGCCAAAACATGTGCACTCCTCTAGAGTATCCGGAACAATCAGTCGTATCCGGGGGAAGTAATTTTTCTTGCAGTTACCAAAATAGTACGCATCGATTGCCGGAATATCCTGCGGACAGATCGGTCGATGTGTCGGATACGGAAAATGTGGCTTATGGCTACGAGATTCCAAGCACAGAAGAACGCACAATGCTTAATATTGACGCTACAACTGAAAGCTATGGAGAACGTAGTCCGTGGCAGAGAAATGATCAGTCTGTATTACGAGTCCACGGTAAGATAACGATGCAAGATGAAAATCGCGCATTCCAGAATAAATGTGCGACAACTACAACTACAAATACACATCTACTTTCGCTTAAGTCGGAAGAAAACGGAAGCGAGAACGAGATGAAACGTACATTTAACATGGCACAGAGAAACTTTCCGAGGGGACGTACAGATTACGGTGGGTCTTTGCGATTACCACGTAGACATCCTGGAGATGTCATTTATCAAGGCAGTAGCTTCCAAAACGTTATTCTCAGAGATTCATTAAACACTTGCCCACGGAACACTTTTAATTCGACTCAGACAGCATCATCTGAAATCGCGAATACTCTGGAACGTGATGCAAATTCTTCGCAATCAAATCCATCCAATAATGTGATATTAGAAtcctttaattttgaaaatgtgCAATCGCCTCCGAGTGAAAATGTCGACGAGACCCGCGGTCTTTCTGCGATGGATCGGAGGGTGCACTTTGATCTTGAAAGTAAACATAAATTAGATAGATCAAAGTCGCTAGACTGA